In Flavobacterium gelatinilyticum, a genomic segment contains:
- a CDS encoding SusC/RagA family TonB-linked outer membrane protein codes for MKQKIVGFVLLFLMAGVQLSFAQGRTISGIVSDASGPVPGVNVVVKGTNNGVQSDFDGKYSIKANTGDVLIFSYMGMKDNSATVGSASVINMKMQEDGKELEEVVVVAFGTQKKQEITGAVAKIDAKQLENAQASNAVQSLTGKVAGVQIAANSGQPGDKPQVRFRGIGSISSSNEPLYVVDGIPFAGDINAIATQDIESISFLKDASSNALYGSRGANGVIIITTKKGKKGQLNITYETKVGVNTRAVSEYDMITDPGDYYKAVYNRIRNGLIFQGQTPKAAAITASQNLITGDTYSLGYNNYNVNPNEIIDINTGQLNPNAKLLYHDDWAKNLFRDATRIEHFLSLSSSTDNLNTYLSVGYLSDNGYTINSNFKRATVRANVDYTINKNVKIGTNLNYANSAQNAPISQVSSSTYSNLFYWSRNIAPIYTIWQRDGKGNFILNEDGSRAYEFNKSGERPFGSNINPYATTLLNTNLSEENKFGARGYVSIDFLKDFNFRYNLGYDLLSGYYLNTTTGLGGDDMGVNGRIGTATQNDYTITNQQLLSWKKTFGNHNLDILVGHESSSFTSKMLAGKKSGVVIPDLNIVSNATVYNYLDGYNDLYKVEGYFSRLNYNYQNKYFLNGSFRRDGSSVFSPENRWGNFYGLGAAWSLSKESFFPKTKWINDLRLKGSYGEQGNDNIYYPSTSEISHRSYFGGSRNYYAYQTQYEVVPDAEGNASVLTVYQGNDKIKWEKSKNLNIGFDLKLFDRLTIEAEYFERNVSDLIYNRPNSPSTGVSFFTENIGDMSNKGIEVNLGLDVLKGENLDLNIWVNTTHYKNKITALPKPFTNDLFRFEVGAPAYAFYLRQFAGVDKTNGDALWYMNQKDASGNIIGKVTTNVYANATPYLSSKDANPDFYGGFGTSVRYKNLTLQASFAYQFGGYMYDGVYQTSMYSGSDNIGRNYNKDVTKAWSIDNPNSDIPRIDHISTFQMAASDYFLTKSDYISLQDVSLTYDFKNEALLNMGIQSTKFSLMGSNLALWSARKGMDPRLNNLGSRTNNGQSLNVYGVMRSISLGLTVNF; via the coding sequence ATGAAACAAAAAATCGTGGGATTTGTACTGCTGTTTTTAATGGCCGGAGTACAGCTGAGTTTTGCACAGGGCAGAACTATTTCAGGAATAGTATCGGATGCTTCGGGACCAGTTCCGGGTGTAAATGTTGTAGTAAAAGGAACTAATAATGGCGTTCAGTCAGATTTTGACGGGAAATATTCTATTAAAGCAAATACCGGAGATGTTTTGATTTTCTCTTATATGGGAATGAAAGATAACTCTGCAACAGTTGGAAGTGCTTCTGTAATTAATATGAAAATGCAGGAGGATGGTAAGGAATTAGAAGAAGTTGTGGTTGTTGCTTTCGGAACGCAGAAAAAACAGGAAATCACGGGAGCGGTAGCCAAAATTGATGCTAAACAATTAGAGAATGCTCAAGCATCAAATGCTGTTCAATCTCTAACGGGTAAGGTTGCTGGTGTTCAAATCGCTGCCAATTCAGGACAGCCGGGGGATAAACCACAGGTTCGTTTTAGAGGTATTGGATCAATTTCTTCGTCTAATGAACCTTTATATGTTGTTGATGGTATACCATTTGCCGGAGATATAAATGCAATTGCAACACAAGATATTGAATCTATTAGTTTTTTAAAAGATGCATCATCAAATGCGTTGTATGGCAGCAGGGGAGCAAATGGAGTGATAATTATAACAACTAAAAAAGGTAAAAAAGGGCAATTGAATATTACCTATGAAACAAAAGTCGGAGTTAATACAAGAGCAGTTTCAGAGTATGATATGATTACTGATCCTGGAGATTATTACAAAGCAGTATATAACAGAATAAGAAATGGTTTGATATTTCAAGGTCAAACCCCAAAAGCGGCTGCAATTACGGCCTCTCAAAATTTAATAACAGGAGACACTTATTCTTTGGGATATAATAATTATAATGTGAATCCTAATGAAATTATTGATATTAATACAGGTCAGTTAAATCCTAATGCAAAGCTGTTATATCATGATGATTGGGCTAAGAATCTTTTTAGAGATGCAACAAGAATAGAGCACTTTTTAAGTTTATCCAGCAGTACAGATAATCTTAATACGTATTTGTCTGTAGGGTATCTTTCTGATAATGGATATACGATTAATTCTAATTTTAAACGTGCAACTGTAAGAGCAAATGTTGATTACACTATTAATAAAAATGTGAAAATTGGAACAAATCTGAATTATGCTAATTCAGCTCAAAATGCTCCAATCTCCCAAGTTTCGTCAAGTACATATAGTAACTTGTTTTATTGGTCAAGAAATATTGCTCCAATTTATACTATTTGGCAGCGAGATGGTAAGGGAAATTTTATTTTAAATGAAGATGGCAGCAGAGCTTATGAATTTAATAAATCCGGTGAAAGACCATTTGGATCAAACATTAATCCTTATGCTACTACTTTGTTAAATACGAATCTTAGTGAGGAAAATAAATTTGGTGCAAGAGGATATGTGTCTATTGACTTCTTAAAAGATTTTAACTTTAGATATAATCTTGGATATGATTTATTGTCAGGTTATTATTTAAATACTACAACTGGTTTAGGTGGTGATGATATGGGAGTTAACGGTAGAATTGGTACCGCTACACAAAATGACTATACAATAACAAACCAACAATTATTGTCTTGGAAAAAGACTTTTGGTAATCATAATCTAGATATTTTAGTGGGGCATGAGTCATCTAGTTTTACTTCAAAAATGCTTGCAGGAAAGAAAAGTGGTGTTGTAATTCCAGACCTAAATATTGTTAGTAATGCTACAGTTTATAATTATTTAGACGGTTATAATGATTTGTATAAAGTTGAAGGCTATTTTTCAAGGCTAAATTATAACTATCAGAATAAATATTTTTTAAATGGGAGTTTTAGAAGAGACGGATCTTCAGTTTTCTCACCAGAAAACAGATGGGGTAATTTTTATGGTCTTGGAGCAGCATGGTCACTGTCAAAAGAATCGTTTTTTCCTAAGACTAAATGGATAAATGATTTAAGATTGAAAGGAAGCTATGGAGAACAAGGTAATGATAATATCTATTATCCTTCAACATCTGAAATTAGCCATCGTTCTTATTTTGGAGGTTCAAGAAATTATTATGCTTATCAAACACAGTATGAAGTAGTACCTGATGCAGAAGGTAATGCCAGTGTACTTACAGTGTACCAAGGTAATGACAAAATTAAATGGGAGAAGTCTAAAAATTTAAATATTGGTTTTGATCTTAAATTGTTTGACAGATTAACTATTGAAGCAGAATATTTCGAAAGAAATGTAAGTGATTTGATTTATAACCGTCCTAATTCACCATCAACTGGCGTATCATTTTTTACAGAAAATATCGGCGATATGTCTAATAAAGGTATTGAAGTTAATTTAGGATTAGATGTTTTGAAAGGTGAAAATCTAGACTTAAATATTTGGGTAAATACTACACATTATAAAAATAAAATTACAGCATTACCAAAACCTTTTACTAATGATTTATTTCGATTCGAGGTTGGAGCTCCTGCTTATGCTTTTTATTTAAGACAATTTGCAGGTGTAGATAAAACAAATGGTGATGCATTATGGTATATGAATCAAAAAGATGCTTCAGGAAATATTATAGGTAAAGTAACAACTAATGTATATGCCAATGCAACCCCGTATTTAAGTAGTAAAGATGCAAATCCAGATTTTTATGGAGGATTTGGAACATCAGTTAGATATAAAAACCTGACTTTGCAGGCAAGTTTTGCTTATCAGTTTGGAGGTTATATGTATGATGGGGTTTATCAAACTTCAATGTATTCCGGATCTGATAATATAGGAAGAAATTATAATAAAGATGTTACTAAGGCATGGTCAATTGATAATCCTAATTCAGATATTCCTAGGATTGATCATATATCTACTTTCCAAATGGCAGCATCAGATTATTTCTTAACAAAATCGGATTATATAAGTCTTCAGGATGTATCCTTAACTTATGATTTTAAGAATGAAGCTCTTTTGAATATGGGAATTCAATCTACTAAATTTAGTTTAATGGGATCAAATTTAGCACTATGGTCAGCTAGAAAAGGAATGGATCCTCGATTAAATAATTTAGGATCCCGTACAAATAATGGACAGTCTTTAAATGTATATGGGGTAATGAGGTCTATTTCACTTGGTCTAACAGTAAATTTTTAA
- a CDS encoding RagB/SusD family nutrient uptake outer membrane protein, whose product MKKIIILSLAFLVFTSCESEFLDIKPESTINGDQLASSAEANEAVINGIYSALRSYGLSIGNHEDYGHKSILSATDLMSNDMLMTKSSWYSNFYNYLGRQQINLRSRLAWSTYYPQIKTTNVVLKTVPQGVNDEKLEVIRGQALALRGYFYFMLARMYGPTYINNETKLCVPLYTEVLFEGKERATVKEVYDLIENDLNESIDLLEGSKRKNNNAIDQSVAKAFLADVYLETGKYSQAAKLASEARAAYPLLTEAEWNNGFYDVSNKDTMWGASITSAQSSFVANFFGHFDNTNDSGYAGGLGVFKNIDKRLYNNISNTDYRKKAFVGNGGNSTYPSLPVYANIKFRDPTIDAGDYIYLRAASMYYIEAEALARSGNETAAQKVLYDITITRDPSYVLSTNTGKTLIDEIILQKRIELWGEGYAWFDMKRLGVALTRDYDGSNHPAFGKFNIPAGDNKFIFQIPQAEIDANPLIKQNEL is encoded by the coding sequence ATGAAAAAAATAATAATCTTATCATTAGCATTCCTTGTTTTTACAAGTTGTGAAAGTGAATTTTTAGATATTAAACCTGAGTCGACTATTAATGGCGATCAGCTTGCCTCATCTGCAGAAGCAAACGAAGCAGTTATAAACGGAATATATTCTGCCTTAAGATCTTATGGTTTGTCAATAGGTAATCATGAAGATTATGGGCATAAATCGATTCTTTCTGCTACTGATTTAATGTCAAACGATATGTTAATGACAAAATCAAGTTGGTACAGTAATTTTTATAATTATTTAGGCAGACAGCAAATTAACTTAAGATCTAGATTGGCATGGAGCACCTATTATCCACAAATCAAAACCACAAATGTTGTATTGAAAACCGTTCCTCAAGGAGTAAATGATGAAAAGTTAGAGGTTATCAGAGGACAAGCATTAGCTTTGAGAGGTTATTTTTATTTTATGCTGGCTCGTATGTATGGTCCTACCTATATTAATAATGAAACCAAACTTTGTGTACCGCTATACACTGAGGTTCTTTTTGAAGGTAAAGAACGAGCTACAGTTAAAGAGGTCTATGATCTTATTGAAAATGATTTAAATGAATCTATTGATTTGCTTGAAGGAAGTAAACGTAAAAATAATAATGCGATTGATCAAAGTGTTGCCAAAGCATTTTTAGCAGATGTTTATTTGGAAACAGGTAAATATTCTCAGGCTGCGAAATTAGCCAGTGAAGCTAGAGCAGCTTATCCGTTATTAACAGAAGCAGAGTGGAATAATGGCTTTTATGATGTGTCAAATAAAGACACTATGTGGGGCGCTTCTATTACATCGGCACAAAGTAGTTTTGTAGCTAACTTTTTTGGACATTTTGATAATACAAATGATTCAGGATACGCTGGAGGACTTGGTGTTTTTAAAAATATAGATAAAAGATTGTATAATAATATCTCCAATACGGATTACAGAAAAAAAGCATTTGTTGGAAATGGAGGTAATTCAACATATCCATCATTACCAGTTTATGCAAATATTAAATTTAGAGACCCTACAATTGATGCTGGTGATTATATTTATTTAAGGGCAGCTTCAATGTATTATATAGAAGCCGAGGCACTTGCAAGATCCGGAAATGAAACTGCGGCACAAAAGGTTTTATACGATATAACTATCACAAGAGACCCATCGTATGTTTTATCTACCAATACAGGTAAAACATTAATAGATGAAATCATTTTGCAAAAAAGAATTGAATTATGGGGAGAAGGTTATGCTTGGTTTGATATGAAACGATTAGGTGTTGCCCTTACGAGAGATTATGATGGTTCTAATCATCCTGCGTTTGGTAAGTTTAATATTCCTGCCGGAGATAACAAATTCATCTTTCAGATTCCACAAGCAGAAATAGATGCCAATCCGTTAATTAAACAAAATGAATTATAA
- a CDS encoding DUF6607 family protein → MISKSLLFSAVVALSCSLGYSQDKKQQDIKSIKSMCGCYEVKFNFAETFQYAKDSASYKPSQTKHESALEWVELLEDTPNKIVMQHLLIVSDDMIIKHWRQDWLFENTDLYTFDKGNSWKYKKLDKKAVKGQWTQKVYQVDDSPRYEGSSTWVHVDGQDYWANVADAPLPRREQTKRNDYNVLKRRNIHEITASGWNHEQDNDKLIRDDSGKDVLLAQEKGFDVYTKVADSKCIAGQKWWAANNALWKNVRDKWQTLFDRHKDLNLEAKVDRKALYSLLFDLKPTATKAESDAIIDKFVK, encoded by the coding sequence ATGATTTCAAAAAGTCTTTTATTTTCGGCCGTTGTGGCTTTAAGCTGTAGTCTTGGTTATAGTCAGGACAAAAAACAACAAGACATAAAATCTATTAAATCTATGTGTGGTTGTTATGAAGTAAAATTCAATTTTGCTGAAACTTTTCAGTATGCAAAAGATTCAGCATCGTACAAACCTTCTCAGACAAAACACGAATCTGCGTTGGAATGGGTAGAATTGTTAGAGGATACACCTAACAAGATTGTTATGCAGCACTTATTAATTGTAAGTGACGATATGATTATCAAACACTGGAGACAAGATTGGTTATTTGAAAACACAGACTTATATACATTTGATAAAGGAAATTCCTGGAAATATAAAAAACTGGACAAGAAAGCTGTTAAAGGTCAGTGGACTCAAAAAGTATATCAGGTAGATGATAGTCCGCGCTATGAAGGTTCTTCGACATGGGTACACGTTGACGGACAAGATTACTGGGCAAACGTTGCTGATGCTCCACTGCCAAGAAGAGAGCAGACAAAACGTAATGATTACAATGTTTTAAAAAGAAGAAACATTCACGAGATTACAGCTTCTGGATGGAATCATGAGCAGGATAATGATAAGCTAATCAGAGATGACAGCGGTAAAGATGTACTTTTAGCTCAGGAAAAAGGTTTTGATGTTTACACTAAAGTTGCTGACAGCAAATGTATCGCAGGTCAAAAATGGTGGGCTGCAAACAATGCTCTTTGGAAAAATGTCCGCGACAAATGGCAGACTCTTTTTGACAGACATAAAGATCTTAACTTAGAAGCTAAAGTAGATAGAAAAGCACTTTATTCTCTTTTGTTTGACTTAAAACCAACAGCAACAAAAGCAGAATCTGATGCTATTATCGACAAATTTGTAAAATAA
- a CDS encoding TonB-dependent receptor plug domain-containing protein, which yields MKFKITLFAVVLFCQISVSQEIQKDSVETNELSEVKVTTGTRTERVLSSLPLPMTIVTSDAIIKTGVTRLNEILNEQTGIILIPDQSGFEGIQMQGLDAAYTMILIDGLPLVGRSSGVLDLSRISVGNIERIEIVKGASSALYGSEAMGGVINVITKRPKKDMFAGNLSYRYATFNTNDVNANLLWKKKKLAANIFTNFYSTDGYDLDKSTPLQNVERYYNTTIQPKIYYDFSDDLKLIVSNRFYNQNMNNVALINSENYKGDAKEDEWNSQIKLEHQWNPKLYWEYELYATNYKNNAFLNDQNNVLFEKSYYDQWLFRPEVRTTWSLKNDKITAGAGLNYESLDRTYFDKNVNFNSQYVYLQYDYNPTSKLNILAGFRYDNHSEYASQLSPKLAANYKILENFSLKASVGYGYKAPDFRQLFFDFTNPQVGYTVLGYNVAEDRLKQFEEQGQLSYRIPSISFSEPLEAESSVNFNFGTFYKKNKFRMDVNVFYNSIKNLIETQIVAQKNNGQNVFSYFNIDKIFTYGLEYNSTYDFTKDFSVSVGYQYLIAKNNDVLDNFEDYQYIRNSDLQTIKINKSDYFGAYNRSKHTANIKFAYSIPKIKTDINLRVFYRSKYGMFDTNGNTILDKYDTFINDYFTANLSILKNIGDKFTLQAGANNLFDFTDPGQITNLAGRQLFARIQYNF from the coding sequence ATGAAATTTAAAATTACTCTTTTTGCAGTTGTGCTTTTTTGTCAGATTTCTGTTTCTCAGGAGATTCAAAAAGATAGTGTTGAAACAAATGAATTATCGGAAGTTAAAGTTACCACTGGAACAAGAACAGAAAGAGTGCTTTCGTCATTGCCATTACCAATGACTATTGTAACCTCTGATGCGATTATAAAAACAGGAGTTACGAGATTAAATGAGATATTAAATGAGCAGACAGGAATTATTTTAATTCCGGATCAAAGTGGTTTCGAAGGTATTCAGATGCAGGGTTTAGATGCTGCGTATACCATGATTCTAATTGATGGACTTCCATTAGTAGGAAGGAGCTCTGGAGTTTTGGATTTGTCCAGAATATCTGTGGGAAATATAGAAAGAATTGAAATTGTAAAAGGAGCTTCATCAGCATTGTATGGTTCTGAAGCCATGGGTGGAGTCATTAATGTCATTACCAAAAGACCTAAAAAAGATATGTTTGCAGGTAACCTTTCATATAGATATGCTACATTCAATACCAATGATGTGAATGCTAATCTGCTGTGGAAGAAGAAAAAATTAGCGGCCAATATATTTACCAATTTTTATTCGACAGACGGTTATGATTTAGATAAAAGCACACCGCTGCAAAATGTTGAAAGATATTACAACACGACCATTCAGCCGAAAATATATTATGATTTTTCAGATGATTTAAAACTTATCGTAAGCAATCGTTTCTATAATCAGAATATGAATAATGTTGCTTTGATTAATTCTGAAAACTATAAAGGCGATGCAAAAGAAGACGAATGGAATTCGCAAATTAAATTAGAGCATCAATGGAATCCTAAATTGTATTGGGAATATGAGCTGTATGCGACCAATTATAAGAACAATGCATTCCTAAATGATCAGAATAATGTGCTTTTTGAAAAATCATATTACGATCAATGGCTTTTCAGACCTGAAGTAAGAACTACATGGTCATTAAAAAATGACAAGATAACAGCAGGAGCGGGACTGAATTATGAAAGTTTGGACAGAACGTATTTTGATAAAAATGTAAATTTCAATTCGCAGTATGTCTATCTGCAGTACGATTATAATCCAACATCAAAATTAAATATCCTTGCAGGATTTAGATACGATAATCACAGCGAATACGCATCGCAGTTGAGTCCAAAACTGGCAGCGAATTATAAGATACTTGAAAACTTTTCCTTAAAAGCTTCGGTTGGATATGGTTATAAAGCACCGGATTTCCGCCAGTTGTTTTTCGACTTCACAAACCCGCAGGTTGGTTATACTGTTTTGGGATATAATGTTGCTGAAGATCGTTTAAAACAATTCGAAGAACAGGGACAGCTTTCGTATAGAATTCCAAGTATAAGTTTCTCTGAACCACTGGAAGCAGAAAGTTCAGTGAATTTTAATTTCGGAACTTTTTATAAAAAGAATAAATTCAGAATGGATGTAAATGTGTTTTACAATTCAATAAAGAATTTGATTGAAACACAAATTGTAGCACAAAAAAATAACGGACAAAACGTTTTTAGTTATTTCAATATTGACAAAATTTTTACATACGGTCTTGAATATAATTCTACGTACGATTTTACAAAAGATTTTTCTGTATCGGTTGGGTATCAATATCTGATTGCTAAAAATAATGACGTTCTGGATAATTTTGAAGATTACCAATATATCCGTAATTCTGATTTGCAAACCATTAAGATTAATAAATCTGATTATTTTGGAGCCTATAACAGGTCTAAACATACTGCCAATATTAAGTTTGCTTACTCGATTCCAAAAATAAAAACAGACATTAATCTGCGTGTTTTTTACCGAAGCAAATATGGTATGTTTGATACTAACGGGAATACAATTCTGGACAAATACGATACGTTCATAAACGATTATTTTACGGCAAATCTTTCTATCTTAAAAAATATAGGCGACAAATTTACGCTTCAGGCTGGTGCCAACAATTTATTCGATTTTACAGACCCCGGACAAATAACAAATCTTGCAGGAAGACAGCTTTTTGCGCGAATTCAATATAATTTTTAA
- a CDS encoding HmuY family protein, translating to MKTKFLKLSLLALFVFTASCSSDDDNNTDETPAVVVTTKASNIYAPQTGGQGQPVGGDYTRFSFSQNKVVTDDSWDVAFRGTTVIVNGGAKVIADDAGEPARKGQGALSIVSGTFAGVTAFPAANTFVQDAANALALPTGSGNGWYNYGSNNIISPLAGKVFVVKTHDGKYAKFEILSYYKDAPANPDPATAVPRYYTFNFAYQANSTTTF from the coding sequence ATGAAAACAAAATTCTTAAAACTTTCCCTATTAGCGTTATTCGTTTTTACAGCATCTTGCAGCAGCGATGATGATAATAATACAGATGAAACTCCTGCAGTAGTTGTAACTACAAAAGCATCAAACATTTATGCTCCGCAAACAGGAGGACAAGGCCAGCCAGTAGGAGGTGATTATACAAGATTCAGCTTTTCTCAAAATAAAGTTGTGACTGATGACAGCTGGGATGTAGCTTTCCGTGGTACTACTGTTATTGTTAATGGTGGAGCAAAAGTAATTGCAGATGATGCAGGTGAGCCAGCAAGAAAAGGACAAGGAGCTTTAAGTATTGTTTCTGGTACATTTGCTGGTGTAACAGCTTTTCCAGCAGCCAATACTTTTGTTCAGGATGCCGCTAATGCTTTAGCACTTCCTACAGGTAGTGGAAATGGATGGTATAATTATGGTTCAAACAATATTATTTCTCCTCTTGCAGGAAAAGTGTTTGTTGTAAAAACTCATGATGGTAAGTATGCAAAATTTGAAATTTTAAGCTATTATAAAGATGCACCAGCAAATCCTGATCCTGCAACTGCAGTACCAAGATACTATACTTTTAATTTCGCATACCAGGCTAACAGCACCACAACTTTCTAA
- a CDS encoding SGNH/GDSL hydrolase family protein has protein sequence MNTKSYFFQSFAIVALALVAFIGFKQILPDKIFSESKIDSKNVLIDSLLLESVAKDSLSPEGDSLDEAERKMDKEKIVYDASEGIEFPAETFDDYKGFQYLISFYEKLYQLEQNPQSKVRIAYYGDSMTDGDLIVQDVRTNYQERFGGNGVGFVSISSESAASRGSVKSVYSKNWKAQSYLNVKKPTSPFGVNGHVFFANDQTKPTWVQYEAGPNKYSTTLDNPTLFYGRSSKKGNVNFIIGKDTLRKNLNPSNLVNSLKVTSGSIKAFKANFVHADSIPIYGFNFDNGSGVHVDNFSQRGNSGLPISMFDAGVMRAFNNSLNYDLIILHYGTNVLNYGTKNYSWYEKGMTKTVNKIKESFPGVSILIVSTADKSTKYDLEMKTDSAVVPLMKAQKHYALETESGFVNLYTLMGGDGSMVKWVDESPARANKDYTHFNQRGAKAIGNLLYTQLNKGYEQYKTLREKRDTSTRPRTIKKTRTDSVSVKNDSVNE, from the coding sequence GTGAATACAAAATCATATTTCTTTCAGTCTTTTGCTATAGTTGCATTAGCGTTAGTGGCTTTTATTGGATTTAAACAAATCCTGCCGGACAAGATATTTTCAGAAAGTAAAATCGATTCAAAAAATGTATTGATCGACAGTCTGCTTTTAGAATCGGTTGCCAAAGATTCGTTGTCGCCGGAAGGAGACAGCCTTGATGAAGCCGAGCGTAAAATGGACAAAGAAAAAATCGTTTACGATGCTTCGGAAGGAATTGAATTTCCTGCTGAAACTTTTGACGATTATAAAGGATTTCAGTATTTGATTTCTTTTTATGAAAAATTATATCAATTAGAACAAAATCCGCAGAGCAAAGTCAGAATTGCATATTACGGAGATTCTATGACCGATGGTGACTTAATCGTTCAGGATGTTCGTACCAATTATCAGGAACGATTTGGCGGAAACGGAGTTGGTTTTGTTTCCATTTCATCAGAATCTGCTGCTTCAAGAGGATCTGTAAAATCAGTTTATTCTAAAAACTGGAAAGCACAATCGTATTTAAATGTCAAAAAACCAACAAGTCCTTTTGGTGTAAACGGACATGTTTTTTTTGCCAATGATCAGACAAAACCAACCTGGGTTCAGTACGAAGCAGGACCTAATAAATATTCAACCACTTTAGATAACCCGACTTTATTTTACGGAAGATCATCTAAAAAAGGAAACGTAAACTTTATTATCGGAAAAGATACGCTTAGAAAAAATCTTAATCCTTCTAATTTAGTAAACAGCCTGAAAGTAACATCAGGAAGCATCAAAGCCTTCAAAGCTAATTTTGTTCACGCAGATTCTATCCCGATTTACGGATTTAACTTTGACAACGGAAGCGGTGTTCACGTAGACAACTTTTCGCAGCGAGGAAATTCAGGTCTGCCAATCTCTATGTTTGATGCCGGTGTTATGAGAGCCTTCAACAATAGTTTAAATTATGATTTGATCATTCTGCATTACGGAACCAATGTTCTGAATTACGGAACCAAAAACTATTCATGGTACGAAAAAGGAATGACAAAAACCGTAAACAAAATAAAAGAATCCTTCCCGGGCGTTTCCATCCTGATTGTTTCAACAGCCGATAAATCGACTAAATATGATTTGGAAATGAAAACCGACTCGGCAGTGGTTCCTTTAATGAAAGCCCAGAAACATTACGCCCTGGAAACCGAATCAGGATTTGTAAATTTATACACCTTGATGGGAGGAGACGGCTCGATGGTAAAATGGGTTGACGAATCTCCGGCAAGAGCCAATAAAGATTATACACACTTTAATCAAAGAGGAGCCAAAGCAATTGGAAATCTGCTTTACACTCAGTTAAATAAAGGATACGAGCAATACAAAACATTACGCGAAAAACGTGATACAAGTACAAGACCGCGTACAATTAAGAAAACCAGGACAGATTCCGTTTCTGTGAAAAACGACAGCGTAAATGAATAA